From one Lysinibacillus sp. G4S2 genomic stretch:
- a CDS encoding Rpn family recombination-promoting nuclease/putative transposase produces MNRKAIRRIPLEKFFDLKVDFAFKQLFGSEKNKKITIVFLNAVLKLTGRNTIKEVTFIPHELGGEYQDDKQSRLDILVKTQNGDFINVEIQLSNQHDMTKRTLYYWAKMYESQLVRGMGYSELRPTITINICNFTMFKDNKNYHNTFHLYEDTTLSRLMPEEDVMEIHFIEINKFISLWYEGKLNALEDLLIRWLLLLGMVDGRNKKVYAEIYRELEELAMEDENLRAAFDTWEEISQSPETILAYQSRLKYILDEEARYIDGINKGREQGKAEGMKEGLEQGLEQGLEQGLEQGRKQEQIELVKKLLKRHETVEEIMDLLGLSREEIERIKSLNLPLE; encoded by the coding sequence ATGAATCGAAAAGCAATACGAAGAATTCCGTTAGAAAAGTTTTTTGATTTGAAGGTTGATTTTGCTTTCAAGCAATTGTTCGGTAGTGAGAAGAATAAGAAAATTACAATTGTCTTTTTGAATGCGGTTTTAAAGCTTACTGGACGAAATACTATTAAAGAAGTAACATTTATTCCGCATGAATTGGGCGGTGAATATCAGGACGATAAACAATCCCGACTAGATATTCTTGTGAAAACACAAAATGGTGACTTCATCAATGTGGAAATTCAACTATCTAATCAGCATGATATGACAAAGAGAACGCTATATTATTGGGCAAAAATGTATGAGTCGCAACTAGTTAGAGGGATGGGCTATAGTGAGTTACGCCCAACAATCACAATCAATATTTGCAATTTCACAATGTTTAAAGACAACAAAAATTATCACAATACTTTTCATCTATATGAAGACACAACATTATCAAGACTAATGCCAGAAGAAGATGTGATGGAAATTCACTTTATAGAGATAAACAAGTTTATTTCGCTTTGGTATGAAGGAAAGTTGAATGCTCTTGAGGACCTATTAATTCGATGGTTGTTATTACTTGGTATGGTCGATGGTCGTAATAAGAAAGTATATGCAGAGATATATCGTGAATTGGAGGAGTTAGCGATGGAGGATGAAAACTTACGCGCAGCATTTGATACATGGGAAGAAATTAGTCAATCCCCTGAAACAATTCTTGCTTATCAATCTCGCTTAAAGTATATCCTAGATGAAGAAGCCCGTTATATTGATGGAATAAACAAGGGAAGAGAGCAAGGGAAAGCAGAGGGAATGAAAGAAGGACTAGAGCAAGGACTAGAACAAGGATTAGAGCAAGGACTAGAACAAGGGCGTAAACAAGAGCAAATAGAATTAGTGAAAAAATTGTTGAAACGACATGAAACGGTTGAAGAAATAATGGATTTATTAGGCTTATCGAGAGAAGAAATTGAGAGAATAAAAAGTCTAAATTTACCTCTAGAATAA
- a CDS encoding LLM class flavin-dependent oxidoreductase produces MRLSILDQMPVLKGHTAEESFQRTEQIALLGEELGYHRMWLAEHHNSHSLASSSPEVTAAFLAAKTKRLRIGTGGVMMMHYSPYKLAEVFKTLSGLAPNRIDFGVGRAPGGDHASIYALAEGRRERFTEQYDKLEIILKLMNNQKTGEHVYDQVIAAPVNIQLPEAWLLGSSGQSAMQAGRLGVGYSYAQFFTGNMSKDIFDTYRTYFTPSYYMERSEIIVTYAATVADTLEEAEYLARPIDITRLQLMKGQIIQVMSPEEAQDYPLTELDKMTIAENRKANLVGTPKEIAAFLVAEQEQYGFDEVMLNCNQYALKSRMNSYKLLAKELL; encoded by the coding sequence ATGAGATTAAGTATTTTAGATCAAATGCCTGTACTAAAAGGTCATACTGCTGAGGAATCTTTTCAGCGGACAGAACAAATAGCGCTATTAGGTGAAGAACTTGGCTATCATCGTATGTGGCTGGCAGAGCATCATAATAGTCATTCGCTGGCAAGTTCATCCCCTGAGGTTACAGCAGCTTTTTTAGCAGCGAAAACAAAGCGTCTTCGCATTGGTACCGGTGGCGTGATGATGATGCATTATTCACCATACAAGCTGGCAGAGGTTTTTAAAACATTAAGTGGCTTAGCACCGAACCGTATAGATTTTGGTGTTGGCAGAGCCCCTGGTGGCGACCATGCCTCTATTTATGCATTAGCAGAAGGTAGAAGAGAACGATTTACAGAGCAATATGATAAGCTTGAAATCATTTTAAAACTGATGAATAACCAAAAAACCGGTGAGCACGTCTATGATCAAGTGATAGCGGCACCAGTAAATATTCAATTACCCGAGGCTTGGTTGCTTGGATCCAGTGGTCAAAGTGCTATGCAGGCGGGACGATTAGGTGTGGGTTACTCATATGCGCAGTTTTTCACTGGAAATATGTCAAAGGATATATTTGATACGTATCGAACTTACTTTACTCCTTCCTATTATATGGAAAGATCGGAAATTATCGTTACTTACGCGGCGACAGTTGCAGATACATTAGAGGAAGCGGAATATTTGGCTAGGCCTATTGATATTACTCGTCTTCAGCTTATGAAGGGACAAATCATTCAAGTGATGTCACCGGAAGAAGCACAGGATTATCCACTTACGGAGTTGGATAAAATGACAATTGCCGAAAATCGTAAAGCCAATCTTGTCGGAACTCCTAAGGAAATCGCTGCATTTTTAGTAGCAGAGCAAGAGCAGTATGGATTTGATGAAGTGATGCTAAACTGCAATCAATATGCACTAAAAAGTCGCATGAATTCCTATAAGCTACTTGCAAAGGAATTATTATAA
- a CDS encoding TSUP family transporter, whose protein sequence is MPFDLDVNIFLILIFFGFLAAFIDSVVGGGGLISLPALMFVGLPPSTAVATNKLAGTMGSLTSTLTFYRSGKLDIKSVYKLFPFAFIGSMIGAWIVHLMDPSVLKPLMLVMLAAVAIYTIFKKDWGSISTHKKLTPKRYAIFVATITLIGFYDGFLGPGAGSFLLFTFLIVGFDFLKSAGNAKFLNFASNIAALLMFIYLGQINYAYGLPMGLAQIAGAIVGSKFAIKRGSGYVRKLFIVVTILLLLKNTYDYFS, encoded by the coding sequence GTGCCTTTCGATTTAGATGTAAACATTTTTCTCATTCTTATCTTTTTTGGTTTTCTAGCCGCATTTATCGATTCTGTTGTAGGTGGCGGCGGGCTTATTTCATTACCAGCACTCATGTTTGTTGGTCTACCACCATCTACGGCCGTGGCTACCAATAAATTAGCGGGTACAATGGGGTCACTAACAAGCACTTTGACTTTTTATCGCTCTGGAAAATTGGATATTAAATCCGTTTATAAATTGTTCCCGTTTGCTTTTATAGGTTCAATGATTGGTGCATGGATTGTCCATCTGATGGATCCTAGCGTTCTAAAACCACTAATGCTTGTCATGCTAGCCGCCGTAGCTATTTACACTATTTTCAAAAAAGACTGGGGTAGCATTTCTACTCATAAAAAATTGACACCTAAACGTTACGCAATTTTTGTGGCGACCATTACCTTAATTGGGTTCTATGATGGCTTTTTAGGTCCAGGGGCAGGCTCATTTCTACTGTTTACTTTTTTAATAGTTGGCTTTGACTTTTTAAAATCAGCAGGCAATGCCAAATTTTTAAATTTCGCAAGTAATATCGCCGCCCTTCTTATGTTTATATACTTAGGGCAAATAAATTATGCCTATGGTTTACCGATGGGACTTGCACAAATTGCTGGAGCAATTGTTGGTTCTAAATTTGCCATTAAACGTGGTAGCGGGTATGTACGCAAATTATTTATCGTAGTGACAATTCTATTACTCTTGAAAAATACATATGATTATTTTTCATAA
- a CDS encoding sigma-70 family RNA polymerase sigma factor, whose translation MKKRNAFQHEEIFVQFIREQKERFYLLAYNYTKNEQDALDVVQDSIQKAMLSLDRLENVEYMKSWFYKIVVRTAIDFLRKHKRLQVTDDDTLQYLTPAQEDVYENVDLEHALEELPQMYREVVILHYFEDLKLADVANILNIKLSTAKSRLYKALKLLKIQMQDVKGETAHG comes from the coding sequence ATGAAAAAACGAAATGCATTTCAACATGAAGAAATATTTGTCCAGTTTATTCGCGAACAGAAAGAACGTTTTTATTTGCTCGCGTATAACTATACGAAAAATGAACAGGACGCACTTGATGTTGTACAAGATAGTATTCAAAAAGCAATGCTTTCACTTGATCGACTAGAAAATGTCGAGTATATGAAAAGCTGGTTTTATAAAATCGTCGTACGTACAGCTATTGATTTTTTACGTAAGCATAAACGCTTACAGGTGACAGACGATGATACATTGCAATATTTAACACCTGCACAAGAGGATGTCTACGAAAACGTTGATTTAGAGCATGCGTTAGAGGAGTTACCTCAAATGTATCGTGAAGTTGTCATTTTACACTATTTTGAAGATTTAAAGCTCGCTGATGTAGCTAATATCCTTAACATTAAGCTAAGTACAGCAAAGTCTCGCCTTTATAAAGCGTTAAAACTCTTAAAAATCCAAATGCAAGATGTGAAGGGAGAAACAGCACATGGATGA
- a CDS encoding DUF3298 and DUF4163 domain-containing protein, producing the protein MDEKLQQLEKQYNEIPIPKELDFVVEKALKQGKKKRKNRAPQWLLGSAAAAMLFTVSLNVSPAMARTLSEIPVVGSIVKVLTWTEYEVKEETYDADIKVPAIENLENKDLANTLNEKYRSEGKALYDAFVSDVQYVKGQGGGHVGIDSGYEIKTDNDQILSIGRYTVNTVGSSSTTMQYDTIDKKEEILITLPMLFKDDNYIKSISENIKEQMREQVASDPDKVFWVKGGGIPDEELFDDFKAIKADQQFYISDKGKLVISFDKYEVAPGAMGLLEFEIPTDVLKNDLVSSKYIH; encoded by the coding sequence ATGGATGAAAAATTACAACAATTAGAAAAACAATATAATGAAATACCTATTCCAAAAGAACTTGATTTTGTCGTTGAAAAAGCACTTAAGCAAGGCAAAAAGAAGAGAAAAAACCGAGCACCACAATGGTTACTTGGATCTGCAGCAGCTGCAATGCTTTTTACAGTTAGTTTAAATGTCAGTCCCGCAATGGCACGAACACTTTCAGAAATTCCTGTAGTTGGTAGCATCGTAAAAGTATTAACATGGACTGAATATGAAGTAAAAGAAGAAACTTATGATGCTGACATTAAAGTACCTGCTATTGAAAACTTAGAAAATAAAGATCTTGCAAATACTTTAAATGAAAAATACCGTTCAGAAGGTAAGGCTCTATATGATGCTTTTGTTTCAGACGTTCAATATGTAAAGGGACAAGGAGGTGGACATGTAGGGATAGATAGCGGTTATGAAATCAAAACAGATAATGACCAGATCTTATCGATTGGCCGTTATACCGTCAATACAGTTGGATCGTCTTCTACAACTATGCAATACGATACAATTGATAAAAAAGAAGAAATATTAATTACATTGCCGATGCTATTTAAAGATGATAATTATATTAAATCTATCAGTGAAAACATTAAGGAACAAATGCGTGAACAAGTTGCATCCGACCCGGATAAAGTGTTCTGGGTAAAAGGAGGAGGCATTCCTGACGAAGAACTTTTTGACGACTTTAAAGCTATTAAAGCTGACCAGCAGTTCTACATTTCCGATAAAGGCAAGCTTGTTATTTCTTTCGATAAATACGAAGTAGCACCAGGAGCAATGGGCCTATTGGAATTCGAAATCCCAACTGACGTCCTAAAAAATGATCTTGTAAGTTCTAAATATATTCATTAA
- a CDS encoding endospore germination permease has translation MKGLGSISILHVVFLSMTVIGLKNHVTIIPPLLDAAGRDGWISVLMAAAILFFWLFVLVYIQKKTNQEPIRDWLDGKIGKIGSTIIIYSIAIFLLILSAFTMVETLQWVNTTFLPQTPVIILLIIYTVLCLLLVTTSLQTIAILNVFVLFGVVVFGFFVAFTNLQVKEYGLLRPFFEHGFNPIMKGMIYPASGYIELFMLLFLQHQFKERIRWYQFGIMLFILMGLTLGPLIGAITEFGPTEAAKQRYPAYEEWGLVSIGRYIEHLDFFSIYQWLTGTFIRVGFLLYITADLLKMTGDPKRIWKMLAPPFFLLCLPLIILNENILFKVKGNYILTVTFIFFFLLSIFFVLVAFFSNKSSKKGKPDKQEMESGES, from the coding sequence ATGAAAGGCTTAGGATCAATTAGTATTTTACACGTTGTCTTCTTATCCATGACTGTCATTGGCTTAAAAAATCACGTGACAATTATTCCCCCGCTACTTGATGCTGCTGGAAGGGATGGATGGATATCTGTACTAATGGCCGCAGCTATACTATTCTTTTGGCTATTTGTTTTAGTTTATATTCAAAAAAAGACAAATCAGGAACCTATCAGGGACTGGTTAGATGGAAAAATTGGAAAAATCGGCTCCACAATCATCATTTATAGTATAGCAATATTTTTACTCATCCTCTCTGCTTTTACGATGGTTGAAACATTGCAATGGGTGAACACAACATTTTTACCTCAAACTCCAGTCATAATACTATTAATCATTTATACAGTTCTTTGTCTTTTACTCGTTACAACAAGTTTACAAACCATTGCTATTTTAAATGTCTTTGTATTATTCGGTGTAGTAGTCTTTGGATTTTTTGTCGCATTTACAAATTTACAAGTAAAAGAATACGGGTTATTACGTCCGTTTTTCGAGCATGGATTCAATCCTATTATGAAAGGGATGATTTATCCGGCTTCAGGATATATTGAACTATTTATGCTTTTATTTTTACAACATCAATTTAAAGAGCGTATTCGTTGGTATCAATTTGGCATCATGCTTTTCATTTTAATGGGGCTGACTTTAGGACCGCTTATCGGTGCAATTACAGAATTTGGTCCAACCGAAGCTGCAAAGCAAAGATATCCGGCTTACGAGGAATGGGGTCTAGTATCGATTGGTCGCTATATTGAGCATCTTGACTTTTTCTCTATTTACCAATGGCTTACTGGAACATTTATACGAGTTGGCTTCCTTTTATATATTACAGCGGATTTATTGAAAATGACTGGGGACCCGAAACGAATATGGAAAATGCTGGCTCCCCCTTTCTTTCTACTTTGTCTACCGTTAATTATTTTAAATGAAAACATACTTTTCAAGGTGAAAGGGAACTATATATTAACAGTTACTTTTATTTTCTTTTTTCTATTATCAATTTTTTTCGTACTAGTAGCTTTCTTTTCAAATAAGTCTTCAAAAAAGGGGAAGCCTGACAAACAAGAAATGGAAAGTGGTGAATCATAA
- a CDS encoding spore germination protein — translation MPQQEKAIDLNTLKKLFQKSADIQFQEYTFNQQKVQFITCDAMIDQHLLNEVIIRRIQFLYDHLADTSFEENVTNQLHIPTLQKVKDKEEAITFVYTGFLLLYFEEEGLLYASNIAKKPNRNPEETRMEVLVKGPRDNFIEDIRINIALLRKRLPTNSFCVEKVEVGKRSKTTVAILYFDDIVDMDILHGIKKQLASVDTDIVFSGDILMERINKNSKLFPKFDYTGRPDYAIQALIRGRFLILVDGVAYAVVTPVNLFLLLKSAEDNEYPVIFSSIERLLRILGILIGLLLPAFWLSLTTYHQNQLPFQLLATVVQAKTGLPLPSSLEMLLMLLMFELFREAGLRLPSVIGGTISVVGGLIIGDAAIRAGVTSPEMIVVIAISTIASFTLVNQSLVTTISILRIAFILASAFLGLFGFFISLYLTLLYLCNIRIYGYSYMNLATDLNWSTIKKSLFRLSAKSYTERNKALAPQDSTRTSKTVRSNEGKNRQ, via the coding sequence ATGCCTCAGCAGGAGAAGGCTATAGATCTAAACACCTTAAAAAAACTATTTCAAAAATCAGCAGATATTCAATTTCAGGAATATACATTTAATCAACAAAAGGTTCAATTCATAACCTGTGATGCGATGATAGACCAACACCTGCTCAACGAAGTCATTATTCGGCGTATCCAATTTCTTTATGATCATTTAGCTGATACATCCTTTGAAGAAAATGTTACCAATCAACTTCATATTCCGACTCTTCAAAAAGTCAAAGATAAAGAAGAAGCCATTACCTTTGTATATACTGGTTTTTTATTGCTTTATTTTGAAGAAGAAGGACTTTTATATGCTAGTAATATTGCTAAAAAGCCTAACCGAAATCCAGAAGAAACGAGAATGGAGGTTCTCGTTAAGGGTCCAAGGGATAATTTTATTGAAGATATTCGCATCAACATTGCACTGTTGCGCAAACGTTTACCTACGAATTCATTTTGTGTAGAAAAAGTGGAAGTAGGAAAACGTTCAAAAACAACCGTGGCCATTCTTTATTTTGATGATATTGTCGATATGGATATTTTACACGGAATAAAAAAGCAACTGGCATCTGTAGATACAGATATTGTCTTTAGTGGAGATATATTAATGGAGCGAATTAATAAAAACTCCAAACTGTTCCCAAAATTCGATTATACAGGGCGGCCTGATTATGCTATTCAGGCTCTAATTAGAGGTCGTTTTCTCATTCTCGTCGATGGTGTAGCATATGCCGTCGTCACACCTGTAAATTTATTTTTATTACTAAAATCTGCAGAAGATAATGAATATCCTGTTATTTTCAGTTCTATCGAACGACTTTTGAGGATTTTGGGGATTTTAATTGGTTTACTGTTGCCTGCATTTTGGCTCTCTTTAACGACTTATCACCAAAATCAACTGCCATTTCAGCTTTTAGCAACAGTTGTACAAGCCAAAACAGGTCTACCCCTCCCCTCCTCTCTCGAAATGCTACTAATGCTATTAATGTTTGAATTGTTTCGTGAAGCCGGTTTACGTCTGCCTTCCGTTATTGGAGGTACGATAAGCGTTGTTGGTGGTTTAATTATTGGTGATGCAGCCATTCGCGCAGGTGTGACAAGTCCAGAAATGATTGTAGTTATTGCTATCTCTACCATTGCATCATTTACTCTCGTTAACCAATCTCTTGTCACAACTATCAGTATTTTGCGTATTGCTTTCATTCTTGCCAGTGCATTTTTGGGTTTATTTGGATTTTTTATATCCCTTTACCTCACACTTCTTTATTTATGTAATATCCGAATCTATGGTTACTCTTACATGAATCTTGCAACAGATTTAAATTGGTCAACTATAAAAAAATCGCTCTTCCGCTTATCAGCAAAAAGCTACACTGAGCGTAATAAAGCACTTGCACCTCAAGATTCCACTCGTACCTCTAAAACAGTGAGAAGCAATGAAGGAAAAAACAGACAATAA
- a CDS encoding ABC transporter ATP-binding protein, producing MYRKFFSYYKPHKRLFVIDFSSAIIVAILELAFPLAVQWFIDELLPTGDWGMIVKVSVLLLLVYVLSTVLNFIVNYLGHKLGINIETDMRQELFTHVQRQSFRFFDNTKTGHIMSRITNDLFDIGEFAHHGPEDLFIAIMTFVGAFTIMFNVNPTLALIATIMVPFLTWLVTFSNIKMNNAWKTMYGKIADVNGRVEDSVSGVRVVKSFTNEAFEIERFKEQNGFFRSAKLYAYKIMAGTHSSIYMMTRLLTLVVLVVGAWLSFNGKLSYGELVSFVLYTNVLIKPIDKISALLELYPKGMAGFKRFRELIEQEPEIQDREGAKSVTHLYGDISFNNVHFNYDTSQTVLTDISFDVHAGQTIAFVGQSGAGKTTICSLIPRFYEVSSGAITIDGIDVRNMTQSSLRSQIGIVQQDVFLFTGTIRENIAYGKLGASDEEIREAAKKAHLEAFIAELPNGYETQIGERGLKLSGGQKQRIAIARMFLKNPPILILDEATSALDTETEMIIQQSLTELAENRTTLVIAHRLATIRNADRVLVVTPNGIEEDGTYDELVAQNGIFAKLHHIQFRKGQEEPSVEKYVELN from the coding sequence ATGTATAGAAAGTTTTTTTCATATTACAAACCACATAAGCGATTATTTGTGATCGATTTTTCGAGCGCAATTATTGTGGCAATTCTAGAACTCGCATTTCCTCTAGCTGTTCAGTGGTTTATAGACGAACTATTACCTACAGGTGACTGGGGCATGATTGTCAAAGTAAGTGTGTTATTATTACTTGTTTATGTACTTAGTACAGTCCTTAACTTTATCGTCAACTACTTAGGACATAAACTAGGTATTAATATCGAGACAGATATGCGACAGGAGTTATTTACCCATGTTCAGCGTCAATCATTCCGGTTTTTTGATAATACGAAAACAGGTCATATTATGAGCCGTATTACGAATGATTTATTTGATATCGGGGAGTTTGCACATCATGGGCCTGAGGATTTATTTATCGCGATTATGACGTTTGTTGGGGCCTTTACTATTATGTTTAATGTTAATCCAACACTAGCATTAATTGCCACAATTATGGTGCCGTTTTTAACATGGCTTGTTACATTTAGTAATATCAAAATGAACAATGCATGGAAAACAATGTATGGGAAAATCGCTGATGTGAATGGCCGTGTAGAGGATAGTGTATCTGGTGTACGCGTCGTCAAATCCTTTACAAATGAAGCTTTTGAAATTGAACGCTTTAAGGAGCAAAACGGCTTTTTCCGCTCTGCCAAATTGTATGCTTATAAAATTATGGCAGGAACACACTCTAGTATTTATATGATGACACGTTTGTTAACGTTAGTAGTGCTTGTTGTTGGGGCATGGCTGAGCTTTAATGGAAAATTATCTTATGGTGAGCTAGTAAGCTTTGTTTTGTATACAAATGTCCTCATTAAACCAATCGATAAAATTAGTGCATTGCTAGAGCTTTATCCAAAGGGGATGGCTGGCTTTAAACGCTTCCGTGAGTTAATAGAACAGGAACCAGAAATTCAAGATCGTGAAGGAGCAAAGTCTGTTACACATCTTTATGGAGATATTTCATTTAACAATGTTCATTTCAATTATGATACATCACAAACTGTGTTAACGGATATTTCCTTTGACGTACATGCTGGACAAACGATTGCATTTGTTGGACAATCCGGAGCGGGTAAAACAACGATTTGTTCTTTAATTCCGAGGTTCTATGAAGTAAGTAGTGGGGCCATTACGATTGATGGGATTGATGTACGAAATATGACACAGTCTTCTTTACGTTCTCAAATTGGTATTGTACAGCAGGATGTCTTTTTATTTACAGGTACTATTCGAGAAAATATTGCCTATGGGAAATTAGGTGCTAGTGACGAAGAAATTCGTGAGGCGGCTAAAAAGGCACATTTAGAGGCATTTATAGCAGAGCTTCCCAATGGTTACGAGACACAAATCGGGGAGCGTGGCTTAAAGCTTTCCGGTGGACAAAAGCAACGAATTGCCATTGCTCGAATGTTTTTAAAAAATCCACCTATTTTAATTTTAGACGAAGCAACATCTGCTTTGGATACAGAAACAGAGATGATTATTCAACAGTCATTAACAGAGCTTGCTGAAAATCGAACAACTTTAGTTATTGCCCATCGGCTGGCAACCATCCGCAATGCTGATCGAGTCTTAGTCGTCACACCAAATGGAATTGAAGAAGATGGTACTTATGATGAACTTGTTGCACAAAATGGAATTTTCGCTAAGCTCCATCATATTCAGTTTCGTAAAGGACAAGAAGAACCATCCGTGGAGAAATATGTTGAATTGAACTAA
- a CDS encoding TerC family protein has translation MEAILLEYAWVLIVLIVLEGLLAADNAVVMAVMVKHLPKEQQQKALLYGLVGAFIFRFAALFLITTLVNFWQIQAIGAAYLLFMSGKHIYDSRKAAQNPEETQEPKKQSGFWMTVMKVELADIAFAVDSILAAVAIAVTLPHIGNFDIGGINAGQFAVMFLGGIIGVIMMRFAARWFVSVLERFPSLETAAFLIVGWVGVKLAVLALAHEKLGIIPHDFPHSTTWTVIFWTVLIGIALGGYLVGVKNQKKDAQ, from the coding sequence TTGGAGGCAATTTTATTAGAATACGCATGGGTACTCATCGTATTAATCGTACTAGAAGGTTTATTAGCCGCTGATAACGCAGTCGTTATGGCCGTTATGGTTAAACATTTACCAAAGGAACAACAGCAAAAAGCTCTATTATATGGTTTAGTGGGAGCATTTATTTTCCGCTTCGCTGCACTATTCCTTATTACAACGCTCGTTAATTTCTGGCAAATTCAAGCAATTGGTGCTGCCTACTTATTATTCATGTCTGGTAAGCATATTTATGATTCACGGAAGGCTGCACAAAACCCCGAAGAAACCCAAGAGCCTAAAAAACAATCTGGCTTCTGGATGACTGTTATGAAAGTTGAACTTGCCGACATCGCCTTTGCGGTAGATTCAATTTTAGCAGCTGTCGCAATTGCAGTAACACTACCACATATCGGAAATTTTGATATCGGCGGTATTAATGCGGGTCAATTCGCCGTGATGTTCCTAGGTGGGATTATCGGTGTGATCATGATGCGTTTTGCGGCTCGTTGGTTCGTGTCAGTTCTTGAAAGATTCCCATCACTAGAAACAGCTGCCTTCCTAATCGTAGGCTGGGTTGGTGTAAAGCTGGCTGTTCTAGCATTAGCACACGAAAAACTAGGTATAATTCCACATGATTTCCCACACTCAACAACGTGGACAGTTATTTTCTGGACTGTATTAATTGGTATTGCCCTTGGTGGATATTTAGTTGGAGTGAAAAACCAAAAGAAAGATGCACAATGA